CATGCCAGTCAAGTGGGGCCGAGGCGTGTGACATCGGTCCTCTTTTTGACTAGCATAGTAGTTTGActaatttggaaggcttagaagaATTATTCCAACATCATTACCATCTCAGGACAAGTTTACCATTCAATTTCAACAATTAGTGCTTTCCCTACCTGTGTTGGGAGTGGACCAGAGACCCAAGACCTACTCTATAGTGAACTTAGGATGATATGTGACAATCATTTTCTTGTTAGTTCTTTAAGGTTGTGTTGTATCAAGAAATGCACATTGGCACAAGGTTTTCCAAACCATGTGTTGTATACATGCTTGGTAACTTATATATGTTGCAAAGTGGTATCATACAATGTCACCTCTGTCATGTTCAAGATGTGTTTATGCATGTGCTGGATATTGTACATGGATACCGTGCATCATGCCAGTAGCATTTTTCTGCATCAACCACTGATAAAAGCTATGCAGTTTGCAGCATTCCTGCCTGCATTTGTTGGATATGCATGCATGAAATTTAGTTCATATTCTGTATATCATCTCTGACTTAGATTTGCATATTGTCTCTTTTTCAATATGAATATCTTCTTTTTTGTTAATTCTTCTGTTTTTATTTGAATTACGGGTTCAATGATTAATTCCTCTTGTTTACCTCTGACATAAAAATTGATGGAACAAACATATTGATGACATGTCTGGCTATAAGTTTGACTTTTTTGTCCATGTAGTGTTATTTTCATTCTGTTCTAATTCTCTAATCTTGTTAGAAACAAAatattctctttatttttttaggTGTTAATTCTTTTCTCCTTTAATGAACGTTCCCTAAGTTTTTCCTTCATAACTCGTAGGAACCTGAACCTATTGACTGGGAATATTACCGAAAAGGAATTGGGTCGCGCTTGGTGGATATGTACAAACAGGCTTATGAAAGTAAGGTCCATATCCTGATAGCCTTTGATGGATGCTTGAAATATTTTGttgtaattttcttgaatggaggtTTTCTTATGTCATTATATAAAAGAAATAGGCTCTGAGAAATGCCTGAGTCGTGTCTATCAAGTTGTTACCAAATTGAGAAATATGTTCCATTTCTGTAAGACACTGTTATTAACTCCATTTTTCAGTGAAAAGTCCGGTTGCAGAAGTAACACAGCGTATCTTCCTTAGCTTATTTGTGGTGAATTTGTATTGGATAGAATAAATGCTGAATGTATTAAGAACACAGTGATCATCAATTAAATTCTGATCCAATAAGACTGTTGAAGCCAGTTCTTGTATTACTGGAGTGATGGGGTTGAGTATTTTGGCTTCCACAAAGATATAACATCTAATTGAGGGTTAAAGGCAATATTGTGGATACAATAGAACAAAGTTTCTTGTATGGCTTAGTGATAGCTTCCCCATTTTTTATTTGGTCCTTCTTACTAAGATTGAAGGTCTGTCTCTGATTACTAACACTGGAAAGGTTCATTCTAAACaagtttcttttatttttggcaaggacattcaatttttttttatttttgagttgAATATCTCATTCTATTTTTATAAACTGTGCAAATAATTATCTGTATCTGGTTTGACTTAAGATAAGATCAACTTTTCTCAGTATGATTTTTAGCAACACTATATTATGCTACAAGTAAATACAGTCTGATGTGAGTCATCTTCTCAAGTTTGGACTTGCTGCAGCTGTGAATGAGGTCTGAGAAAATTCCTTTTTACAGTTCTCTTCTGCAACCTTCAGAGATCTACATTGCCAAATATTCATGTGCCTGAACTCCATTTCCTCCTTTCCCACCAAGTTTTATCTTACACAAGCTTCATATGTATTGGGAATTAAAAAGTTTGGCCATTTTTGAACTTCAATCGTAAAGCTGATGAGTGTGACAGTTTATATGAGAATACATTGGGTTGATGATCTGAATCCAGCACTTATTTTGATGGAAGCATGTTGATTaaatatgtagatgcttattCTCTCATATATTTTATGCTGAGTGACTTAGTGTTATTCATTTGCAGGTGTAGAAATCCCCAAGTATGTTGACACTGTGACTCCAGAATACAAACCCAAATTTGATGCCCTGGTGAGAGATCTCACTTCTTTGATACCTATCTTTTTCTGTTCCACATCCTGGTGAGAATTCTTGGGTTGAATCATGAAGAATGCTGTGGAACAAGAAACACCCTTGATTACTGTTCATTTTTATGTATGCTGTTCTTCGTCGGCAGCTGGTTGAGTTAAAAGAAGCAGAAAAGAAATCTTTGGCGGAATCAGCACGGCTGGAGAAAGAAATAGCTGAAATTCAGGAGATGAAGGTGAGGAAGCAGCATTTCCCAATGATGGCCACTGCCACAATTTAGTTACTGCTTCATAGCCATTGTTATTTTTGTTGGTTCTGAAAGAGTCTTGTTTTGTTTGCAGCAAAAAATAAGCACAATGACAGCGGATGAATATTTTGAGAGCCATCCCGAGGTGAAACAGAAGTTTGATGATGAGATTCGAAATGATTACTGGGGATATTGAGTATCCGGCATCTTTCTTTCAGTGACTTTGGGATTTCTAATAaatctatctatcctcagtttccCTGTACATTGGAAAGGTACCAATTTGAGCAGGTGATATGCCAAACTGTCATCGATGTTGTGCTTCATCGTTCTGTTTAATTTTTGCCCTTGTTTCTTTTCCTTACTATTAGCCAATAACCTTGTTCTGTGGCTCTCTTTAGACAAACGAGATCTACATGCAAGCAGTTTTTTATGCACCGATCAACCAAATTTCCCATGATTCACTGTCATTTCCAGTTCCatatacataattttttattacCTTCGGATATGTCTATCGGGAGCTTGACAATCGCTTGCATGTCGGCCTTTCAGAGTTTTCTTTCTTAGTCGACGATAACTGTGATGAATAGAATTCCGACGAGCCCCCTATCTTTCCTTTTTCATGTCATGTTGGAATTGATGTGGCAGCGGGGGAAGTGTAAGGAGCTTTGATGATCCTAGCTTTGGGTCAAGCGATCCACTTAATGGCTCGGTAGCATCAACGAGGGTCCTAAGGTAGAGGAATTCAAATGACACAATTGTGGAATAGGATAGCTTGGGGGCATCGTTGTCAGAGTCGACGGTGAAGAGGCGATCAGAGTTGGAGCGAGCGTCGTCCTTGTCGGAGTATTATCCGCGAAGAAGATGTTAACGACGTTGATGAAGGAAGAGCACAAAGGCAGCAGCAAGGATACCAAGGGTGAGGAGGGCAGTGGTGATGCAATTGTCGAGCAATGAAAAGGCCATTTCGTTGCTCGGCAACTGCGTCGCTGCCATGCTCGCCATCGCCTTCGCACTCTTCCTTCATCAATGTCGTCGGTGTCTTCTCTACGGGCATTACTTCGATAAGGTCGACACTCGCTCTGACTCTAACCATCTCTTCCCCGCCTACTCTGTCATGTCATATGGTGGCACCCCCAAGTTGTCTCCTTTCGCAGTTGTGTCATCTGAATTCCTCTACCTCAGGACCCTCGTTAACGCTTGCTGCGATGTTTACGACGAAGATGGTGGTCATTGACCTATTGGGTGGATTGCTCGACCCGAAGTTAAGGTCGTCGGAGCTCCTATTGCTCCCCTCGTTGCCACATCATTTCCGACATGGGCATGAAAAAGAGAAGAATGGGAGGCTTGTCGTAGGAGGAGTTCTATTCGTCGCAGTTGTCGTCGTCCGAGAAGGGAAGCCCTCGAAAGCAAGTAATTTTCAAACTCTCGATGAATGTATTCGACAACCGAAGAAAAATATGGGTCTTGGAATTCAACGTTGAGTACGCCATCGTACCCGTCATCGACGTAGTTGACGAACGACCCTCACCTCTTGCTATTGCTCTTCTCATCACAATTGTCACCTACGGTCCCTAGTGCCATTGTCGTTCACCATCGCTAATGTCGTCCGTCACCATCaagttcaaattattttttatcctttattttcatATACTTTTTTTTGGGTAAAATCAATAGGTAAGTGAatatagatatttttattttcgtaattataaggatattaatatatatattttttgaaatataagGACTTAGaggttaaagataattaattagaaATGACAATGGATTTGAATCTGAATCTATCCCTATCTTGAACCATCAAATACCGGATTCAAAGACAGAAAGGTAACACTCCCAAGTACAGAGTGCACAGCAGCAAGAGATGGAAGTGCACGTGACTTAAATTAGCTGAATCATAGCCGGTTCCTGGCAGACCAACAGGCAACCTTACACCCCAAATTTGACCCATGTTGTTTTCTTGAGTTGGCAAACTACCTTTCCCATGACATGCATCCAATTCAGAACCAGCCCCAGTTTGATACAATTTTCCAGTTAAAAAGAGTACATCCAAACATCGATGTAAAAAGCTCGGCTCACGGGTTCCTCTGTTCCGAAATCGATGTCGACAGAAACTTCTAGAAGTGGGTCTGGTCTCGAAGTAAATTGATGGGCTATTTTTGCTCGCATCGGAGCAAGACAAGACGAGTCGTCACTCCACTTTGGAAGACTGGCCATATAAAACTCCGGTGGGTGGTCAGTGATCTAATCCGGTGGGGTTATGTCCAATGCTATTACCTCAATCGGCGAGGCAGATAAGAAGAGTCGTCGCCGACCTCCTCTCTACTTAATTATTTCTCGTGCTCGGAGTGCCCGTTGACATTGAGCATCCCCGTCAAAAAGGAATCAAAAGTCAACAGTGGAGGATGAAACGTGCCACCAACGCGCTTTTTACCTTGTTGACTTTGGCTAATGCTTTACCTTTGGAAAGCACTGAGCTACTCTAAAACTCTATTATGTAGACATTGGGCGACTTTTTATGGAATAATTTCAGATTTGTGGCTCTTTTTTTAAAAGgaaaatgatcaaaatatccTCCGATAAATGGGTTAAACAACATCATATGAATATAATGGATTCATAGTgcctctttattattattattattattttttcataataAATGAACCTAATATTATAagattttcataaaatattgatatataaGTTTAAGCTTAAACGATAagaattagattttttttgtcaTCTATTATTTTGAAATATGTAGAACTTTTATAATTGCTATTTGAAACTACGCAGACTCCCATACAaattattttacaattgataattaaaatttatagGGATTTGAAGGATATTTTGTTATGAAAATGGAGCTTAATTCAAGAAAACTCATAGATCACGAGGCTTTTCCTGAAACATCGCCCATACCTAATAATAGATCATGCCCTCTCATGTAAAAGCCGTACCATTTGGACGCATCCAAAACCCCCCTATCCGATCACGCGTCCTCCGTCCTATCCGATGACACGATCACGAGCTCGTGACCGAGATATAATACTGGCACCAGGTCGAGCCACGTCATCCATCCCTCTCCCGTCTCCCCTTCCTCTCCCACCGGCTCGCGTCCGTCCCATTCCACAAATATCTCGTCCCAGCCGGTCGCGCACACCGTCATCAAACGGGGATCTTTTTTCTTAGCTGCGAACGCGATGTTTAATCTAACGTTAATTCTCCGATCAGGAAGATCGCGTTCGACCACTACAGAATTACTTACGCTGGGAAGGGACTCCGACGGCAGAGAAGGTGGACACGTAGCAGCAAGCTTTAGGAATTCTAGTAGATTAAAAGATGGCTTAGGGACGGCGAATTCATGACGCCCGCCGCCCATCGCTGCTGTTGACGGAAAATTACAGCCCTCCCACTACCACCGGCCAATTGCGTAAAGCCGCGCCGCCTATAGTCCCTCCGTCGTCCACCTGTTCGCTCTCGCCACCACGACCCCTTGTTTCTCATCCTCGCGGGTCCCACAGCCGTGCCGCCACTGTTTAGGTGGGTCCGGATAAGCGTGCGTGGCACGGGCATTACCACCATCATCATCACGGAGGTGGGACCCACCCCGGGGAGCGAGAAATATCAATGCCACGTCGGACCGTGAGGGCGAAGCCCGGCCTCCAGAGCGGCCACGCCGGGATCGCCCACGAATCTTTTACTGCCCCCTCCCTCGCCCACCCGACCTCATCTCCCGTAATATAAAGGAGATTTATATATTACTTTAATATAGAATAAAAACCCACTTCCCCATCTCtatctctaagaaaaaatctttTCCTCCCTCTCCACGCGACGCCTTACCATCGTTTCCTCGCCTCCGAGACAGAGCGGGAGCTCCCGGAACACTAGCTTCGGATCGAGGGAGCCGTCGAGGTGCAGGttattcttcctttttttccCCCCTTCTTATTTTTCGTTGTATTAGCTGTCGGTTTCTCGAATTCTTTTCTTGAATCTTGTGGGTTTCTTGTTATTTCTTTTTGGTGTGCGTGTTTCGTTTCTGGAATTTTTCttgagcggaggaggaggagcgaatTTGTTTGTTCTTGCGTCTATTTGTCCAATTTTTGTGTGGATAAGCTTACTTTTCTTGTTCTTATTGTTGTTTCTTGTGCAGGAATTTGGTGGTCGATGTGCTTTGAAATCGGTTGAGATGATGTTTATTAGGGTGTTGGAGGGATTGGATCCCATGTCTGGGGTTTGAAGATTTGACGATTTCGGTGATGTGTGTTGTTTGTTTAAGTTGAGTCCGCCGTCGGCTTTGGGTACTCGGCCGATGCGGAGACTAGGTTTCGTTGGTGGCGATGGGGAAGTGTGTTGATGATTTGGTCTCTGTGGTGGTAACGGGCGAACTGCTTCTTGGTAGGGGGAAAGGAAACTCCGACGCTTGTTATGGTTCTTGGTTTGTTCGATGTTTGTGAGGGAGGAAGCAGAACAGCAGGTTTTAGCTTAGAATGGCTGTGTCAAATGAAAAGTGGATTGACGGGCTCCAGTTCTCATCCCTCTTCTGGCCACCACCCCAAGATGAGACGCAAAGGCAGGTAGGGAACGAAATTCTTCGTTCTTGCTGGCGCTTGACTTGTTGTTTATTTATCACCAACTGATTTCATTCATGTTTCTATCTAGCTCTTAATAATTTTTCTGGGATCATATAATTACTGCATTGTTCACATATTCGATATGGTTTGATAAATAAACAACTCGGTTGACTGTTTACAATTTAGATTATGAAAATTATGTCAACATTTTGTTACTACAATTTTCCTATAATTGATATGGTTTGATAAATAAATACCATTTCATGGTGGTTAATTTTGTACATTTTAGGCTATGTAAATTATCTTAAACATTTTATTGAGATAAAGACTTGCATATTCTGAACATCTCAAATAAAATGACAGTTGTTGCACCAACAGTTACTCCaaaaacaaaagagaagaaaataagtcTGCCCTTCATATTGATAGTTCACATATGTAAGCATAAACACTGTTCAATATTTTCCTTAACAATGAGAGAGAGTTTTGTTAACATAATTCTCTAAAGGGAGTATCAGCTTAACTAGTGAATGATGAAGAATTAATAAAAATATGCTTTAAATTAAATCCTTTTAAGGAGATGGGATTGCCTGACTAATGAATCTTGTCATACGAGGGACTTGCAGATTATGTCACTCAGATATAAGTAGGGAAGGCAGTTAAAAGTTGGCGAATGTtgtgaaaatgaataatgatgaTCATTTTCATTTGGAAAATGATAAATGCTCATAGATgcccatataaatacatatacatatatatatatatatacatatatatatatatatatatatatacagatgtatgtatgtatgtatgtatttatatatcttAAACTTTTAGTATTCTATTACTTTTAATTTGTTGATCTAAGAGGGTATCCACATCCACCTCTTTCCACCATCAACTATCTCCTATCTCTATATTTTGTCATTTGTACCTAACGGTCCAAGAAAAACGAACTGCTAATTTGAGGTTGCCGATGATGGATGATGTGTTGGATTGATTAATAAGGTGGTGGAAGAGGGTAAATGGTAATTTGGAGCTCACAAGTGGGTTCAAGTTTGAAACAAGATGAGCTTGGCAATTGACAAAGATTTTGTTCTCGTAGTTCTGATATTGTCCTCAAGTTCAATGATTATGAAGTTGCGTACATCCATGGGCACCAGCTACATGGAAGATCAGGTGGGAAGGAAGTTCATGCACATTGTTGTGGATATGAGAAAAGGAAAAGGTCTAGATTCATTAAACATGGAGACATCAATGTAAGAGCAGCTGTATGTCAATATGCTAGTAGGGTGGAGATGGCCTTACAGATTGCACTAGAGTTCTGCGCATGGTTGGCAGAAGCTGCTTGAAATTATCATGAACAAGGAAGAATCCAAATCTTGATACTGGTACTTCTATTGAACTCATACTGCACTAGCACTCTAATGCCAAATCAATTGGTGCAAATAAAACATGAAACATTGAATCCTAAGCAATAATTTGTCTAGGGGACTCAGATAGCTGAAACTGACAGATTCCTTTAAGAACCACACTTGTTTGACCCTGGTTATTTTGAGCTTACCCCAGAAAATGGGGCTTTAAACATGTTTAAGAACTTCCTGAGTCTTGGTGAGCTTATCCATGTGCAATTTTTGAGTGTGAGTGAGCTAAACTCTCTTAAATGTTTTTCCAGAAAATGGCTATGGACTTGAATTCTAATATGCAAATTAGCATAATTAGGATTGCACCAATCACACGAGCTTGGATGCTACCTAAATATCAGCTGTTCATCGTAAGCGTGAGCCAATTGTTAGTCCTAAGTTAGGTCATAGTACATTCCAAAACTAAGCAATCTGGTGGCATCAGAATCTTTTTTTAAGCAGATATTACTATATTGGAGCACTTGTTATAGACCAACTAATTTATCAGTTTCATGCTTCAACTTATCTTGATGTCTATCAAAATGTAACATGCTTTTCACTTTTCCTTAAGGCACAAGTTTTGGCCTATGTTGAATACTTCAGCCAATTCACCTCAGAGGAATTCCCAGAAGATATAGCTCAGGTATGAACATATAATCTGTGTATCATGTTTTAGGGATCCAATTTTCTAAGCCAAAGGTTACTATCTTGTTGTCAATTTGGATTAGCTTTAATTCGGCTATATTTTTGCATGAACAtagtacaacaacaacaaagccgtaatGTTCCAACTATTTGTGGTCCCCATGTGTATCTATATAAAAATTCATCTCCTTAGTTAAATTaaaagtatttaaatatttatttatagtttctagttATGTATTTTTAGGCCTCTATATCTTCTTGTActactaataataaaataattcttTTGCCTTTCCCAACTATAGTATTCATAGGTCTCCTTAGCACTTggcataaatgcttaaaaaacttACTCTTGTTTCTTGGATTTGTTTCTGCAGCTAATCCAAAGTCATTATCCCTCTAAAGAAAAGCGCCTTCTGGATGAAGTTCTGGGTATTGGAACTGCACTGCTGCCAGTTTTAAGTTGTAAAATAGCATAATGAAGTTGTTGACTGTTGTTTCTTCTTAATTTACAGCTCTATTTATTCTACATCATCCGGAGCATGGCCATGCAATTGTCCATCCTATTCTGTCACTAATAATTGATGGGACATTGGTGTATAATAGAAACAACCCGCCGTTTAGTTCTTTCATATCCTTAGTCAGCCAAAAT
This DNA window, taken from Musa acuminata AAA Group cultivar baxijiao chromosome BXJ3-7, Cavendish_Baxijiao_AAA, whole genome shotgun sequence, encodes the following:
- the LOC103991272 gene encoding ATP synthase subunit d, mitochondrial, which codes for MSGNGVKKVAEVAAKATKSIDWDGMAKVLVSDEARKEFANLRRSFDEVNHQLQTKFSQEPEPIDWEYYRKGIGSRLVDMYKQAYESVEIPKYVDTVTPEYKPKFDALLVELKEAEKKSLAESARLEKEIAEIQEMKQKISTMTADEYFESHPEVKQKFDDEIRNDYWGY